One stretch of Anabrus simplex isolate iqAnaSimp1 chromosome 3, ASM4041472v1, whole genome shotgun sequence DNA includes these proteins:
- the LOC137496892 gene encoding uncharacterized protein — translation MSGDDETNQWISIGAFTLEPADRYTAGCSPRRINGLKHVCFWSLAHRQLSCNLDCDWFFQEIMNATPYVSEKHISELCDYVLLEIFSYISALELAQSVAHVCTRWNNLLRQDCYIWRNKWLVWDVSYTVDDFQKVISSIPNLCSLKLYSSIAPEHVDAVGEILSSVSKLQRLDLSLDHTNDELLQFITTHLQDFSVKHVSRQCYKKLSNFKNLTTLRLNTSYDFCGSHLRELADSCPLLAKLSVLHSRGLTEGDVLYFIKRKRDTLEVLEVNGYGISDSVFLSLGHCKKLRHLRVIDARLMSEHTLQEIISLPRLKALNLSRLRLSREQLVSVGFTACKGRINTYLENESQSIVKFEFD, via the exons ATGtcaggcgatgatgaaacaaaccaatggatctccaTTGGTGCTTTTACTCTGGAACCAGCTGATCGCTACACTGCTGGCTGCTCTCCTCGCCGCATCAATGGTCTCAAGCACGTTTGTTTTTGGAGTCTGGCGCATCGCcagctatcctgtaacttggactgtgattggttctttcaag AAATAATGAATGCTACGCCATATGTGAGTGAGAAGCACATCAGCGAGTTGTGCGACTACGTCCTCCTGGAAATATTCTCGTACATCAGTGCTCTAGAGCTGGCTCAGTCTGTAGCACACGTATGTACACGATGGAACAACTTACTGCGTCAAGACTGCTACATATGGAGAAACAAATGGCTTGTTTGGGATGTGTCCTACACAGTGGATGATTTTCAGAAAGTCATATCATCAATTCCTAATTTGTGTTCGTTGAAATTGTATTCATCTATAGCGCCAGAACATGTGGATGCAGTGGGAGAAATTCTAAGTAGTGTATCCAAGCTGCAAAGACTAGATCTGTCATTAGATCATACCAATGATGAATTGCTGCAGTTCATAACGACGCACTTACAAGATTTCTCAGTGAAGCATGTATCACGTCAGTGTTACAAGAAGTTGAGCAATTTCAAGAATCTCACCACTTTGAGACTGAACACTTCGTACGACTTCTGTGGTAGTCATTTGAGAGAGTTAGCCGATAGCTGTCCACTTCTCGCTAAACTGAGCGTCTTACACTCACGAGGACTCACCGAGGGTGACGTGCTCTATTTTATCAAACGCAAAAGGGACACTCTTGAAGTACTTGAGGTAAATGGCTATGGCATAAGTGATAGTGTGTTCCTTTCTTTAGGGCACTGTAAAAAACTGCGACATTTGAGAGTCATTGATGCCAGGTTGATGAGTGAACACACTTTGCAAGAAATCATTAGCTTGCCTCGCTTAAAAGCCCTTAATCTCAGCAGATTGAGGTTATCAAGGGAGCAGTTGGTCAGTGTGGGGTTCACTGCTTGTAAGGGACGAATAAACACTTACCTTGAGAATGAAAGCCAGAGTATAGTGAAATTTGAGTTCGATTGA